One Mangifera indica cultivar Alphonso chromosome 4, CATAS_Mindica_2.1, whole genome shotgun sequence genomic region harbors:
- the LOC123214625 gene encoding loganic acid O-methyltransferase-like — protein MSHNRSSMSPEFYTMNGGDGPYSYSNNSRAQRLFIEISKPIIDEAIMNDLDLRSFSLSSNPFSIVDLGCSTGPNTFMAVQNIVDSIKQKYKSHIPDCTIPEFMIYFNDHSSNDFNTLFASLPPNRQYFVAAVPGSFHGRLFPESSVHFFHSSNAIHWLSKAPEELLDRKSLAWNKGRVHYTNAAKEFCDAYATQFGKDMEKFLDARGKEIVVGGLMVLTVSGIPNGMRLSHQNPIGLLYHILGASLMGLVKKRASIEAAKDIIDEAISKELDLTKLSLTSNAFSIVDLGCSTGPNTFIAVQNILDSIKQKYQSLSLDSEIPEFLVYFNDLTSNDFNTLFASLPPNGQYFAAAVPGSFHGRLFPESSIHFFHSSSALHWLSKVPDECLDKNSPAWNKGRVHYTNAGSEVYDAYAAQFAEDMGMFLEARAKEIVFGGMMALILSGIESGMCHSKQPVGLLYDLLGASLMDLAEKGVISEEEVDSFNLPLHTATPEEMREIVEGNGSFSLVRMEMMESKLMMDAFLTNVLLATMILRSNTEDIISKHFGSGVMDEVCQRLSAKALDIAKKLNPEEYQGYHLLVILKRN, from the exons ATGAGCCACAACAGAAGCAGCATGAGCCCAGAATTTTACACCATGAATGGAGGAGATGGCCCTTACAGCTACTCCAACAATTCCCGAGCTCAG AGATTATTCATAGAAATTTCTAAGCCAATAATTGATGAAGCAATTATGAATGACCTCGATTTAAGAAGCTTCTCTTTGTCATCAAATCCCTTTTCCATTGTAGATTTGGGGTGCTCAACTGGACCAAACACATTCATGGCAGTCCAAAATATAGTAGATTCCATCAAGCAGAAATACAAATCCCACATCCCTGATTGTACAATTCCTGAATTCATGATATACTTTAATGACCATTCATCAAATGATTTCAATACCCTCTTCGCTTCACTGCCTCCCAATCGGCAGTACTTTGTGGCCGCGGTGCCGGGGTCTTTCCACGGCCGGTTGTTCCCGGAATCTTCTGTTCATTTCTTTCATTCGTCTAATGCGATTCACTGGCTGTCCAAGGCTCCTGAGGAGTTGTTGGACAGGAAGTCTTTGGCTTGGAACAAAGGTAGGGTGCATTATACAAATGCTGCAAAGGAATTTTGTGATGCATATGCAACTCAATTTGGCAAGGACATGGagaagtttttggatgcaagaGGCAAAGAGATTGTTGTTGGAGGATTGATGGTGTTGACTGTGAGTGGCATCCCAAATGGAATGCGGCTTTCTCACCAGAATCCGATTGGTCTCCTGTATCATATTCTTGGGGCGTCTCTCATGGGCTTGGTAAAGAAA AGAGCAAGCATCGAGGCCGCCAAGGACATAATTGATGAAGCAATTTCTAAGGAGCTCGATTTAACAAAGCTCTCTTTGACATCAAATGCATTTTCTATTGTAGATTTGGGATGCTCAACCGGACCCAACACATTCATCGCCGTCCAAAACATACTTGACTCtatcaaacaaaaataccaaTCCCTCAGCCTTGACTCTGAAATTCCTGAATTCTTAGTATATTTCAATGATCTTACATCGAATGATTTCAATACCCTTTTCGCTTCTCTCCCTCCAAACGGGCAATACTTTGCGGCCGCCGTGCCAGGTTCTTTCCACGGCCGGCTATTTCCAGAGTCTTccattcatttttttcattcatctaGTGCATTGCACTGGCTTTCTAAGGTTCCTGATGAGTGTTTGGACAAGAATTCTCCAGCTTGGAACAAAGGGAGGGTTCATTATACAAATGCAGGAAGTGAAGTTTATGATGCATATGCAGCTCAATTTGCAGAAGATATGGGGATGTTTTTAGAAGCTAGAGCTAAAGAGATTGTGTTTGGAGGAATGATGGCGTTAATCTTGAGTGGAATTGAATCTGGAATGTGCCATTCTAAGCAGCCAGTAGGTCTCTTGTATGACCTTCTTGGGGCCTCCCTCATGGATTTGGCCGAGAAA GGAGTGATAAGTGAAGAAGAGGTGGACTCGTTCAACCTGCCATTGCACACTGCAACTCCTGAAGAAATGAGAGAGATAGTAGAAGGAAATGGGAGTTTTAGCCTGGTGAGAATGGAGATGATGGAATCCAAATTGATGATGGATGCCTTTCTCACAAATGTGCTTTTGGCGACGATGATATTGAGATCGAACACTGAAGATATTATCTCCAAGCATTTTGGGAGTGGAGTTATGGATGAAGTCTGCCAACGGTTGTCTGCAAAAGCTCTGGATATTGCTAAGAAGCTTAATCCTGAAGAGTACCAAGGATATCATTTACTTGTCATTTTGAAGCGTAATTGA